In a single window of the Raphanus sativus cultivar WK10039 chromosome 9, ASM80110v3, whole genome shotgun sequence genome:
- the LOC130499497 gene encoding EIN3-binding F-box protein 2, producing the protein MSGIFSFSGDEDFFSGGTMHLSPGSCPGVYLPPRKRQRVAAPSLYSGFEQKQTSIEVLPDECLFEILRRLPYGKERSACACVSKHWLNLLSSITSDESVQEVESEGFLSRSLEGNKATDLRLAAISVGTSSRGGLGKLQIRGSGFESKVTDAGLGSIAHGCPSLKVLSLWNLPAVSDKGLSEIARSCPLIEKLDLSRCPGVTDKGLVAVSESCKNLSDLTIDSCSGVGNEGLRAVARRCTNLRSISLRSCPRIGDQGVAFLLAQAGSYLTKVKLQMLNVTGLSLAVLGHYGAGVTDLVLHGLQGVNEKGFWVMGNAKGMKKLKSFSVTSCRGMTDAGLEAVGSGCTDLKHVSLSKCLLVSGKGLVSLAKSALLLESLKLEECHRINGFGSLGFLMNCGSKLKAFSLVNCLGISESHLTSTSCCSSSSLRSLSVRCCPGFGDASLSFLGKFCHQLQDVELCGLNGVTDAGVLSLLQSNNVGLVKVNLSGCVNVTDNTVSALSFRHGRTLESLNLDGCKNITDASVVTVAKNCYSVNDLDVSNTLVSDHGIKALASSPNHLNLQVLSVGGCSGITDKSKACIQKLGRTLLGLNIQRCGKISSSTVDTLLEQLWRCDILY; encoded by the exons ATGTCTGGAATCTTCAGCTTTAGTG GTGATGAAGATTTTTTCAGTGGAGGAACGATGCATCTATCACCAGGGAGCTGCCCTGGTGTGTACCTCCCACCGCGCAAGAGACAACGCGTCGCTGCACCCTCTCTTTACAGCGGGTTTGAGCAAAAGCAAACTTCTATCGAAGTATTACCTGATGAGTGCTTATTCGAGATCCTTAGACGTTTGCCTTACGGCAAAGAAAGAAGCGCATGCGCTTGTGTCTCCAAGCATTGGCTTAACCTTCTGAGTAGTATCACTAGCGATGAGTCTGTTCAAGAAGTGGAGAGTGAAGGGTTTTTGTCAAGGAGTTTGGAAGGTAATAAAGCCACGGATCTGAGGTTAGCAGCTATCTCTGTTGGAACATCATCGCGTGGAGGTTTGGGAAAGCTTCAAATCCGTGGGAGTGGTTTCGAGAGTAAAGTGACAGACGCTGGTCTTGGATCGATTGCACACGGTTGTCCATCTCTCAAGGTTCTGTCTCTTTGGAATCTGCCTGCGGTTAGTGATAAAGGTCTGTCTGAGATCGCACGGTCATGTCCTCTGATCGAAAAGCTTGATCTCTCGCGGTGTCCTGGAGTAACCGACAAGGGTTTGGTTGCAGTCTCCGAGAGCTGCAAGAATCTAAGCGATCTGACGATTGACTCCTGCTCTGGTGTTGGCAACGAGGGTCTAAGAGCTGTTGCGAGACGCTGTACTAATCTGAGATCTATCTCTTTAAGGAGCTGCCCTCGCATTGGAGATCAAGGAGTTGCTTTCCTCTTGGCACAAGCTGGTTCTTACTTGACGAAAGTGAAGCTCCAGATGCTGAACGTTACCGGTCTGTCTCTTGCTGTTCTTGGACACTACGGAGCAGGGGTTACTGATCTTGTGCTTCATGGGCTTCAAGGAGTGAACGAGAAAGGCTTCTGGGTCATGGGGAATGCAAAAGGGATGAAGAAGCTGAAGTCTTTCTCGGTAACGTCGTGTAGAGGGATGACTGATGCTGGGCTTGAAGCTGTTGGAAGTGGTTGTACCGATCTGAAACATGTCTCTCTGAGCAAATGCTTGCTTGTTTCCGGCAAAGGGCTTGTCTCTTTGGCGAAATCTGCGTTGTTGCTGGAGAGTTTGAAGCTTGAGGAGTGCCACAGGATCAACGGCTTCGGTTCTTTAGGTTTCCTCATGAACTGCGGCTCGAAGTTGAAGGCTTTCTCTTTGGTTAACTGTCTTGGCATCTCAGAATCACATCTTACATCAACCAGTTGCTGCAGCTCCAGCTCCTTACGGTCTTTATCGGTCCGTTGCTGCCCTGGCTTTGGAGATGCAAGTCTCTCTTTCTTAGGGAAGTTCTGCCATCAGCTTCAGGACGTTGAGCTTTGTGGATTGAATGGAGTGACTGACGCTGGTGTCCTCTCTTTGCTTCAGAGCAATAACGTTGGTCTAGTGAAGGTGAACTTAAGCGGATGTGTCAATGTCACAGACAACACAGTCTCTGCATTATCCTTCCGCCACGGACGCACGTTGGAGTCTCTCAACCTCGATGGGTGCAAGAACATCACTGACGCAAGCGTTGTCACAGTAGCCAAGAACTGCTACTCGGTGAATGACCTAGACGTGTCAAACACTTTGGTATCAGATCATGGGATCAAGGCTTTGGCATCTTCTCCCAACCACTTGAATCTTCAGGTTCTTTCTGTCGGTGGATGCTCAGGGATCACGGATAAAAGCAAGGCGTGTATACAGAAACTCGGCCGCACGCTTTTGGGGTTGAACATCCAAAGGTGTGGTAAGATCAGCAGCAGCACTGTGGATACTCTTCTGGAACAGTTATGGAGGTGTGATATACTTTACTAG